A single window of Penaeus chinensis breed Huanghai No. 1 chromosome 9, ASM1920278v2, whole genome shotgun sequence DNA harbors:
- the LOC125029142 gene encoding uncharacterized protein LOC125029142 isoform X1 produces the protein MSEKNKSVTMKPQLVLSVLALVIGNSRSTWNLSDPVMQIANNRVSVTLEGPKNLKAVIFFMSIDKSFEKFKDAEYKFKLVCKRVSRRKSCSGGGGPALAAGQTVHYAVVAKLGRRRQKLLGQTWTPVWATSSKYFLFLLSL, from the exons atgtcagaaaaaaataagagc GTAACAATGAAGCCTCAACTTGTGCTATCTGTACTGGCACTAGTGATAGGCAACTCTAGGAGTACGTGGAATCTCTCTGATCCAGTGATGCAAATCGCCAACAACAGGGTCAGTGTTACTCTTGAAG gtCCGAAAAACCTGAAAGCAGTTATATTCTTCATGAGCATAGATAAGAGCTTCGAGAAGTTCAAGGATGCCGAGTACAAATTCAAACTGGTGTGTAAACGAG TGTCGAGAAGAAAATCCTGCAGCGGCGGCGGAGGACCAGCGCTCGCGGCGGGCCAGACGGTCCACTATGCCGTCGTCGCCAAGCTGGGTCGGAGGCGGCAGAAACTCCTCGGCCAAACTTGGACACCTGTCTGGGCCACATCGAgtaagtattttttgtttttgctttctttgtaA
- the LOC125029142 gene encoding uncharacterized protein LOC125029142 isoform X2: MKPQLVLSVLALVIGNSRSTWNLSDPVMQIANNRVSVTLEGPKNLKAVIFFMSIDKSFEKFKDAEYKFKLVCKRVSRRKSCSGGGGPALAAGQTVHYAVVAKLGRRRQKLLGQTWTPVWATSSKYFLFLLSL, from the exons ATGAAGCCTCAACTTGTGCTATCTGTACTGGCACTAGTGATAGGCAACTCTAGGAGTACGTGGAATCTCTCTGATCCAGTGATGCAAATCGCCAACAACAGGGTCAGTGTTACTCTTGAAG gtCCGAAAAACCTGAAAGCAGTTATATTCTTCATGAGCATAGATAAGAGCTTCGAGAAGTTCAAGGATGCCGAGTACAAATTCAAACTGGTGTGTAAACGAG TGTCGAGAAGAAAATCCTGCAGCGGCGGCGGAGGACCAGCGCTCGCGGCGGGCCAGACGGTCCACTATGCCGTCGTCGCCAAGCTGGGTCGGAGGCGGCAGAAACTCCTCGGCCAAACTTGGACACCTGTCTGGGCCACATCGAgtaagtattttttgtttttgctttctttgtaA